In a single window of the Pontibacter russatus genome:
- a CDS encoding glycosyltransferase family 39 protein, translating to MQSHTKTTTGPAAETLLPGTTHSRYLVPLSFILLLALLIRMAAAFFSKGFAFSDDHFDVITIAQGWLDGLPLWLNEPTPPYHSMLYVLVHYAILYILEAMGVYSPETKMTVVRVLHGLYSLLVVYFGYKLTERLSNTQNARLVGLMLALVWFMPFMSVRNLVEMVCIPPYLAAFYLMVKQEQADRRRVMPYIWAGALFALAFTIRYHAVLFGAGAGLVLLYRRQWREAGAVLLGFAVAAFLVQGVIDIIFFDYPFHSIVAYFIYNSENATNYSTGPVYRFALTVLGFLVPPVSVFLVLGYARTARLAPTLFWGGLIFFVAHSLFPNKQERFILPLLPLVMILGVIGWRQFVQTSAFWHRRRRLLAFCWVFFWVLNIAAAVGMAFTYTKKSRVAPLVYLSEKPGLDGVVLEFGNHSVKKPPLFYLGHMSAEYDRYIMDKDMVWEEYLQGRTQLPADFVMAYTLNEDKAPQQLQQEITASPYKPDYVIVVGTDDMEERMARLHSLFPNLRLEHTITPSLYDRLLHFLNPRVHKDEHVQLYQVLP from the coding sequence ATGCAAAGTCATACGAAAACAACTACCGGGCCCGCCGCCGAAACTCTCCTCCCCGGTACCACCCACAGCCGTTACCTGGTGCCGCTTTCCTTCATCCTGCTGCTGGCCCTGCTTATCCGCATGGCGGCGGCCTTCTTCTCCAAAGGGTTTGCTTTCAGCGACGATCATTTCGACGTGATCACGATTGCGCAGGGCTGGCTCGACGGGCTGCCGCTGTGGCTGAACGAGCCGACGCCGCCCTACCACAGCATGCTGTACGTGCTGGTGCATTACGCCATCTTATATATACTGGAGGCAATGGGCGTCTATAGCCCGGAAACAAAAATGACGGTGGTGCGGGTGCTGCATGGACTGTACTCGCTGCTGGTGGTGTACTTTGGCTACAAGCTGACAGAGCGCCTGTCTAACACGCAAAACGCGCGGCTGGTGGGCCTGATGCTGGCGCTGGTGTGGTTCATGCCGTTTATGAGCGTGCGCAACCTGGTAGAGATGGTGTGCATCCCGCCATACCTGGCCGCCTTTTACCTGATGGTGAAGCAGGAGCAGGCCGACCGGAGGCGGGTGATGCCCTATATATGGGCGGGCGCTTTGTTCGCCCTCGCCTTTACCATCCGCTACCACGCGGTGCTGTTCGGGGCGGGGGCAGGGCTGGTGCTGCTCTACCGCCGCCAGTGGCGCGAAGCGGGCGCTGTGCTGCTGGGTTTCGCCGTGGCCGCCTTTCTGGTGCAGGGCGTCATCGACATCATCTTCTTCGATTACCCTTTCCACTCCATCGTAGCGTACTTTATATATAACTCCGAGAACGCCACAAACTACAGCACCGGCCCTGTTTACCGCTTTGCCCTGACGGTGCTCGGTTTCCTGGTGCCGCCCGTGAGTGTGTTCCTGGTGCTGGGCTATGCCCGCACCGCGCGGCTGGCTCCCACGCTTTTCTGGGGCGGCCTGATCTTTTTCGTGGCGCACTCGCTCTTCCCGAACAAGCAGGAGCGCTTCATTCTCCCCCTGCTCCCGCTGGTCATGATACTGGGCGTGATCGGGTGGCGGCAGTTTGTGCAGACTTCCGCGTTCTGGCACCGCCGCCGCAGGCTGCTGGCGTTCTGCTGGGTCTTCTTTTGGGTGCTGAACATAGCGGCTGCGGTGGGGATGGCCTTTACCTATACCAAAAAGAGCCGCGTGGCCCCGCTGGTGTACCTGTCAGAGAAGCCGGGCCTGGATGGCGTGGTGCTGGAGTTCGGCAACCACAGCGTAAAAAAGCCGCCGCTCTTTTACCTGGGCCACATGAGCGCCGAGTACGACAGGTATATAATGGATAAGGACATGGTGTGGGAGGAGTACCTGCAGGGTCGGACACAGCTGCCGGCGGATTTTGTAATGGCCTATACCCTGAACGAAGACAAGGCGCCGCAACAGTTGCAGCAGGAAATCACCGCCTCGCCCTACAAGCCGGACTACGTCATCGTGGTGGGCACCGACGATATGGAGGAGCGCATGGCGCGGCTGCACAGCCTGTTCCCGAACCTGAGACTGGAGCACACCATCACGCCCTCGTTATACGACCGTCTGCTGCACTTCCTGAACCCGCGCGTACACAAAGACGAGCATGTGCAGCTTTACCAGGTGCTGCCGTAG
- a CDS encoding complex I subunit 4 family protein codes for MITALLLFWPALAALLVLLLKGQTARTVAFVAALIEFAISLVALAGFNTASGSMQHALSFPWIESLGIGFTIGMDGISILMVLLTTFLVPLIILSSFKQEYKNPNAFYALILFMQTGLIGVFVALDAFLFYFFWEVALVPIYFIAAIWGGTNRVPVTIKFFVYTILGSLFMLAAFVYLYLQTPGSHSSEVFEFYNLNLSSASQSWIFWFLFIAFAIKMPVFPFHTWQPDTYTESPTQGTMLLSGIMLKMGIYGVLRWLLPVVPYGVSQWADLVLALSIIGIIYASVIAIRQSDLKRLIAYSSIAHVGLIAAGIFTLNERGLQGGVIQMLSHGINVVGLFFVIDIIFRRTNTREITSLGGITQHAKALSIFFMILMLGSVALPLTNGFVGEFLLLSGVFQYNYWLGGVAGLTIILGSVYMLRMFQGVMFGPTGAATEIFAELTMSEKAVLIPLVIMVFWIGLFPNTFLSISEPAVGNLLNIINR; via the coding sequence ATGATTACAGCTCTCTTACTTTTCTGGCCTGCCTTAGCTGCACTGCTGGTGTTGCTCCTGAAAGGGCAGACTGCCAGAACGGTGGCTTTTGTGGCGGCACTTATCGAGTTTGCCATTTCGCTGGTGGCGCTGGCCGGGTTCAACACCGCCAGCGGAAGCATGCAGCATGCGCTCTCCTTCCCCTGGATTGAAAGCCTCGGCATCGGCTTCACCATCGGCATGGACGGCATCAGCATCCTGATGGTGCTGCTCACGACCTTCCTGGTTCCGCTCATCATCCTGTCCTCTTTTAAGCAGGAGTACAAAAACCCGAATGCTTTTTACGCCCTCATCCTGTTCATGCAGACGGGCCTGATCGGTGTTTTCGTGGCGCTGGATGCGTTCCTGTTCTATTTCTTCTGGGAGGTGGCCCTGGTGCCGATATACTTTATCGCGGCTATATGGGGCGGTACGAATCGGGTGCCGGTCACCATCAAGTTCTTTGTCTACACTATCCTGGGCTCGCTGTTCATGCTGGCGGCGTTTGTGTATCTCTACCTGCAGACGCCGGGCAGCCACTCCTCCGAAGTGTTTGAATTCTACAACCTGAACCTGTCGAGCGCGTCGCAGAGTTGGATCTTTTGGTTCCTGTTCATCGCCTTCGCCATCAAAATGCCGGTGTTCCCGTTCCATACCTGGCAACCCGACACCTATACCGAATCGCCAACGCAGGGCACCATGCTGCTGTCGGGCATCATGCTGAAGATGGGTATATACGGCGTGCTGCGCTGGCTGCTGCCGGTGGTGCCCTACGGCGTGAGCCAGTGGGCCGACCTGGTGCTGGCGCTGTCCATCATCGGGATTATATATGCCTCCGTCATCGCCATCCGCCAGAGCGACCTGAAGCGCCTGATTGCCTACTCCTCTATTGCACACGTGGGCCTGATTGCGGCGGGTATCTTCACGCTGAACGAGCGGGGCCTGCAGGGCGGGGTGATCCAGATGCTGAGCCACGGCATCAACGTGGTGGGCCTGTTCTTCGTCATCGACATCATCTTCCGCCGCACCAACACCCGCGAGATCACCAGCCTGGGCGGCATTACACAGCATGCCAAGGCGCTCTCTATCTTTTTTATGATTCTGATGCTGGGCTCCGTGGCGCTACCGCTCACCAACGGTTTTGTGGGCGAGTTCCTGCTGTTGTCCGGTGTGTTTCAGTACAACTACTGGCTCGGCGGCGTGGCCGGCCTGACTATTATCTTGGGCTCAGTCTATATGCTGCGTATGTTTCAGGGCGTGATGTTCGGCCCAACGGGGGCGGCGACGGAGATATTTGCCGAACTGACGATGAGTGAAAAGGCGGTGCTGATTCCGCTCGTGATCATGGTGTTCTGGATCGGCTTGTTCCCCAACACGTTCCTGAGCATCTCGGAGCCCGCCGTGGGTAACCTGCTGAACATCATTAACCGGTAG
- a CDS encoding gluconate 2-dehydrogenase subunit 3 family protein → MDRRESLKAIVLGTVSSAFLLESCGDTKTEEQAAQVLETPTESAALPGRMPEEIAHLKEITSKTFFTEPEMATITVLADIIIPADDVSGSASEAGVPAFIEFIVKDKPENQTPMRNGLKWLDIQCQDRYDNPFRECTEKQQLEMVDAIAYPEKAAPEMKKGVAFFSLMRNLTATGFYTSEMGVKDIGYMGNRPNQWQGVPEEVLREHNLAYTEKQLRECVTNGRNV, encoded by the coding sequence ATGGACAGAAGAGAATCACTTAAGGCCATTGTGCTGGGCACCGTTTCCTCGGCGTTTCTGCTGGAATCCTGCGGCGACACCAAAACCGAAGAGCAGGCCGCACAGGTACTGGAGACGCCTACCGAGTCTGCGGCCCTGCCGGGCCGCATGCCGGAAGAGATTGCCCATTTAAAGGAAATCACCTCCAAGACCTTCTTCACAGAACCGGAGATGGCCACGATCACGGTGCTGGCGGATATCATTATCCCGGCGGACGACGTGAGCGGAAGCGCCTCCGAGGCGGGCGTGCCTGCCTTCATCGAGTTTATCGTGAAAGACAAGCCCGAGAACCAGACGCCGATGCGCAACGGCCTGAAATGGCTGGACATCCAGTGCCAGGACCGTTACGACAACCCCTTCCGGGAGTGTACGGAGAAGCAGCAACTGGAGATGGTGGACGCCATTGCCTACCCCGAGAAGGCGGCGCCGGAAATGAAAAAGGGGGTGGCATTCTTTAGCCTAATGCGCAACCTCACGGCGACCGGCTTCTACACCTCTGAGATGGGCGTGAAGGACATCGGCTATATGGGCAACCGCCCCAACCAGTGGCAGGGCGTGCCGGAGGAGGTGCTGCGGGAGCATAACCTGGCCTACACGGAAAAGCAACTGCGCGAGTGCGTGACAAACGGGCGGAACGTATAG
- the aspS gene encoding aspartate--tRNA ligase yields the protein MLRTHTCGELRLHNIHEDVVLTGWVQRVRDKGGMVWVDLRDRYGITQLSFEEGITPPAIVEQARNLGREFVMRATGKVIERFSKNEKIPTGEIEVKVSKLEVLNPSKLPPFLIEDETDGGDDLRMKYRYLDLRRAPVRRNLELRHRMMREARHYLDSHYFIEVETPVLIKSTPEGARDFVVPSRMNPGEFYALPQSPQTFKQLLMVAGFDKYFQIVKCFRDEDLRADRQPEFTQIDCEMSFVTQEDILKVFEGFIRHMFSAVMGIQIEKLPRMTYADAMRLYGSDKPDTRFDMHFVELNALARHKGFPVFDNAELVVGINARGAASYTRKQLDELTDFVKRPQIGATGLVYARVAEDGSIKSSVDKFFTAEDLAAWGAAFDARPGDLLLILAGGADKTRKALSELRLEMGERLGLRDKNVFSPLWVVDFPLLEWDAATQRYHAMHHPFTSPKPEDLPLIDDRPGDIRANAYDMVINGVEVGGGSIRIHDRRLQEQMFRLLGFSRAEAEAQFGFLMNAFEYGAPPHGGIAFGFDRLCSLFGGADSIRDFIAFPKNNSGRDVMIDAPSPIANEQLDELHIRMKHLPH from the coding sequence ATGCTCAGAACACACACTTGCGGCGAACTCCGCCTCCATAACATACACGAAGACGTTGTTTTAACCGGATGGGTGCAGCGCGTGCGCGACAAAGGCGGTATGGTCTGGGTCGACCTCCGCGACCGCTACGGCATCACGCAGCTTTCTTTTGAGGAGGGCATTACGCCACCGGCCATTGTGGAGCAGGCGCGTAACCTGGGCCGCGAGTTTGTGATGCGGGCAACCGGCAAAGTGATCGAGCGCTTCTCCAAGAACGAGAAAATCCCCACGGGCGAGATAGAGGTGAAAGTCTCGAAGCTGGAAGTGCTGAACCCCTCCAAGCTGCCGCCGTTCCTGATTGAGGACGAAACCGACGGCGGCGACGACCTGCGCATGAAGTACCGCTACCTGGACCTGCGCCGCGCCCCGGTGCGCCGCAACCTTGAACTGCGCCACCGCATGATGCGCGAAGCCCGCCATTACCTCGATAGCCATTATTTCATAGAGGTGGAGACACCGGTGCTGATCAAATCCACACCGGAAGGGGCCCGCGACTTCGTGGTGCCGAGCCGCATGAACCCGGGTGAGTTTTACGCGCTGCCACAGTCTCCGCAGACGTTCAAGCAGTTGCTGATGGTGGCTGGCTTCGACAAGTACTTTCAGATTGTGAAGTGCTTCCGCGACGAAGACCTGCGCGCCGACCGCCAGCCGGAGTTCACGCAGATAGACTGCGAGATGTCGTTTGTGACGCAGGAAGACATCCTGAAAGTTTTCGAAGGCTTCATCAGGCACATGTTCTCGGCAGTGATGGGCATCCAGATCGAGAAGCTGCCGCGCATGACCTACGCCGACGCCATGCGGCTCTACGGCTCCGACAAACCGGATACCCGTTTCGATATGCACTTCGTGGAACTGAACGCGCTGGCCCGGCACAAGGGCTTTCCGGTATTTGATAATGCAGAACTGGTGGTCGGTATCAACGCGAGAGGCGCGGCCAGCTATACCCGCAAGCAACTCGACGAACTGACAGATTTTGTGAAGCGCCCGCAGATAGGGGCCACGGGTCTGGTATATGCCCGCGTGGCGGAGGATGGCAGCATCAAATCGTCGGTAGATAAATTTTTTACGGCAGAAGACCTGGCGGCATGGGGCGCGGCCTTTGACGCCCGCCCCGGCGACCTGCTGCTGATACTGGCCGGCGGAGCCGACAAAACCCGCAAAGCCCTGAGCGAGCTTCGCCTGGAGATGGGCGAGCGCCTCGGCCTGCGCGACAAGAACGTGTTCTCGCCGCTGTGGGTGGTGGACTTCCCGCTGCTGGAGTGGGATGCGGCCACGCAGCGCTACCATGCCATGCACCACCCGTTCACCTCTCCGAAGCCAGAAGACCTGCCCCTGATCGATGACCGCCCCGGCGACATCCGCGCCAACGCCTACGACATGGTGATAAACGGGGTGGAAGTGGGCGGCGGCTCTATCCGGATCCACGACCGCAGGCTGCAGGAGCAGATGTTCCGGCTGCTGGGCTTCTCCCGCGCAGAGGCAGAGGCGCAGTTCGGCTTCCTGATGAACGCCTTTGAGTATGGGGCGCCGCCGCACGGGGGCATTGCCTTCGGCTTCGACAGGCTCTGCTCGCTGTTTGGTGGCGCAGACTCTATCCGCGACTTCATCGCCTTCCCGAAAAACAACTCGGGCCGCGACGTGATGATAGATGCCCCGTCGCCAATTGCAAATGAGCAGTTAGACGAACTGCACATCCGCATGAAGCACCTGCCGCACTAA
- a CDS encoding GNAT family N-acetyltransferase, translating to MKVAAQEYELKTGEKILIREGKVTDSEALLQTVREYVLTSRYLIVAPEELESTVADEAKWIRELRQNPNSLLLLALHNGNVIGNLDLTGSEEEYEDQSGLITMGLLQEYQNKGLGSILLRAAVAWARQNHKLQVLCLQVERANKSAVRLYQKAGFRVEGKQPDIAPEDQVDYSESIIMTLNL from the coding sequence GTGAAGGTAGCAGCGCAGGAGTATGAGTTGAAAACAGGGGAGAAGATCCTGATCAGAGAAGGCAAGGTGACCGACTCGGAAGCCCTGCTGCAAACCGTGCGGGAATACGTGCTCACGAGCCGCTACCTGATTGTGGCTCCTGAGGAACTGGAGAGCACGGTGGCGGACGAGGCGAAGTGGATACGGGAACTGCGGCAGAACCCGAACAGCCTGTTGCTGCTGGCCCTGCACAACGGAAACGTCATCGGCAACCTCGACCTGACCGGCAGCGAGGAGGAGTATGAAGACCAGTCGGGCCTGATAACCATGGGCCTGCTGCAGGAGTATCAGAACAAGGGGCTGGGTTCTATTCTGTTGCGCGCGGCGGTGGCGTGGGCGCGGCAGAATCACAAGCTGCAGGTGCTTTGCCTGCAGGTGGAGCGGGCCAACAAAAGCGCGGTGCGGCTATATCAGAAAGCTGGCTTCAGGGTGGAAGGAAAGCAGCCGGATATAGCGCCCGAGGACCAGGTGGATTACAGCGAAAGCATCATCATGACGCTGAACCTTTGA
- a CDS encoding glycerophosphodiester phosphodiesterase produces MKTVRKRRLQLLPKLLLVLGAAGLAIYGCREFYFASLYADADVLLIGHAGSGFFSPLNPVNFLPPNSRASIIKAMENGADGVEVDVQLSKDGVPILYHDVTLASMTVWPEPDTIENLPASEVAGLAYKGGFPYDLFHNEGIMTLEELLQLFRTYPEPPYLHLDLRNHDASRHAIYARTLLALLRQYRYPLQKLVFISPNADFLEAFRQVEPDAILMIDAGSDFGQAQQTVLAHSFQGICAHGGKVSHGQVQEAKQQGLEVVLFGGKSNAYIARMISMGIYAAQVNDVAAMRRMLD; encoded by the coding sequence GTGAAGACGGTCAGAAAGCGACGCTTACAACTCCTCCCCAAATTACTGCTCGTGCTGGGCGCGGCGGGGCTGGCCATATATGGCTGCCGCGAATTTTACTTCGCCTCCCTCTACGCCGATGCCGATGTGCTGCTGATAGGCCACGCTGGCTCAGGCTTCTTTTCCCCGCTGAACCCTGTTAACTTTTTGCCGCCCAACAGCAGGGCCTCTATCATAAAAGCCATGGAAAACGGGGCAGACGGCGTGGAGGTGGACGTGCAACTGAGCAAAGACGGTGTGCCCATTCTGTACCACGACGTGACGCTTGCCTCGATGACGGTGTGGCCGGAGCCGGACACCATCGAGAACCTGCCAGCCTCGGAGGTGGCGGGGCTGGCCTACAAAGGCGGCTTCCCGTATGACCTGTTCCACAACGAGGGAATCATGACCCTGGAAGAGCTCCTGCAACTGTTCCGCACCTACCCGGAGCCGCCGTACCTGCACCTCGACCTGCGCAACCACGACGCCTCGCGCCACGCCATATATGCCCGCACGCTGCTGGCGCTGCTGCGGCAATACAGATACCCGCTGCAGAAGCTCGTTTTTATCTCCCCAAATGCCGATTTCCTGGAGGCCTTCCGCCAGGTGGAGCCCGATGCCATATTGATGATTGATGCGGGCAGTGACTTCGGGCAGGCACAGCAGACGGTGCTGGCCCACAGCTTTCAGGGCATATGTGCCCATGGCGGCAAGGTAAGCCACGGGCAGGTGCAGGAGGCGAAGCAGCAGGGGCTGGAGGTGGTGCTGTTCGGCGGCAAGTCCAACGCCTATATCGCCAGGATGATTTCGATGGGCATCTATGCCGCCCAGGTGAACGACGTGGCGGCCATGCGCCGGATGCTCGACTAA
- a CDS encoding GMC oxidoreductase, which yields MAAYQIKEEPKKYDAVIVGSGAGGGMAAYVLAKAGLKVCLLEAGAMFDPATDSAQLKNPWESPRRGASTKYRPFGDFDGCYWGWEIDGEPYTKVEGTEWDWWRARMLGGRTNHWGRISLRFGPKDFKHRSIDGLGEDWPIGYDDVKPFYDKVDRLIGVFGTKEGLEDEPDGVFLPPPLPRLHELKIQKAAQGIGIPVIPSRLSILTEKINEERGQCFYCAQCGRSCKVYADFSAGSCLVKPAVATGNVDVIPNAMAREVITNSEGLATGVSYVNKKDMLDYQVNGRVVILAASACESARLLLNSVSRRHANGLANSSDVVGKYLHDSTGASVSGVLPELMGRKRYNEDGVGGMHVYTPWWLDNKKLDFPRGYHIEYWGGMQQPAYGFGWGVENMNGKLQVNGSTKEAGGYGKSLKEDYRFMYGAGVGMAGRGEAIAFESNYCEIDPNVVDKYGIPVLRFNVKYSDYEINQAKHMNETFKEILHEMGAIITSGGDAGPHNNWGLAAPGKIIHEAGTVRMGNDPKKSALNKWSQAHDSKTLFCVDGGQFVSQGDKNITWTIMALSMRASEYIIDQMKKQNL from the coding sequence ATGGCTGCTTATCAAATCAAAGAAGAACCCAAGAAATACGATGCTGTTATAGTAGGCTCCGGCGCCGGTGGCGGTATGGCAGCTTACGTGCTGGCGAAAGCCGGCCTGAAAGTATGTCTGCTCGAGGCAGGCGCTATGTTTGACCCCGCCACTGACTCCGCGCAACTGAAGAATCCCTGGGAGTCGCCAAGGAGAGGGGCCAGCACCAAGTACCGGCCTTTCGGCGATTTTGACGGCTGCTACTGGGGCTGGGAGATAGACGGCGAGCCCTACACGAAGGTTGAAGGAACGGAGTGGGACTGGTGGCGTGCCCGCATGCTGGGCGGCAGAACCAACCACTGGGGCCGGATATCCCTCCGCTTCGGGCCAAAGGACTTCAAGCACAGAAGCATTGACGGGCTGGGCGAAGACTGGCCCATCGGCTACGATGACGTAAAGCCTTTCTATGACAAAGTGGACAGGCTGATAGGCGTGTTCGGCACCAAAGAAGGGCTGGAGGACGAGCCGGATGGTGTTTTCCTGCCGCCGCCGCTGCCGCGCCTGCACGAACTGAAAATACAGAAAGCGGCGCAGGGCATCGGCATTCCGGTCATTCCCTCGCGCCTGTCCATCCTCACCGAAAAAATAAACGAGGAGCGCGGGCAGTGCTTCTACTGCGCGCAGTGCGGGCGCAGCTGCAAAGTGTACGCCGACTTCTCCGCCGGCTCCTGCCTGGTGAAACCTGCCGTGGCAACCGGAAACGTAGACGTGATTCCGAACGCGATGGCGCGGGAGGTGATCACCAACTCGGAGGGGCTGGCCACGGGCGTATCGTACGTGAACAAAAAAGACATGCTGGATTACCAGGTAAACGGCCGGGTGGTGATACTGGCGGCAAGCGCCTGCGAGAGCGCCCGCCTGCTGCTCAACTCGGTGTCGCGGCGCCACGCCAATGGCCTTGCCAACTCCAGCGACGTGGTAGGCAAGTACCTGCACGATTCCACAGGCGCCTCTGTGAGCGGCGTGCTGCCCGAACTGATGGGCCGCAAGCGCTACAACGAGGACGGTGTGGGCGGCATGCACGTCTACACGCCCTGGTGGCTGGATAACAAAAAGCTCGACTTCCCGAGGGGGTATCATATAGAGTACTGGGGCGGCATGCAGCAGCCAGCCTACGGCTTTGGCTGGGGTGTCGAGAACATGAACGGCAAGCTGCAGGTGAATGGCAGCACCAAGGAGGCGGGCGGCTACGGCAAATCGCTGAAAGAAGACTACCGCTTTATGTACGGCGCAGGCGTGGGCATGGCCGGCCGGGGCGAGGCCATCGCGTTTGAGAGCAACTATTGCGAGATAGACCCGAACGTGGTGGACAAATACGGCATTCCGGTGCTGCGCTTCAACGTGAAGTACTCCGACTACGAGATCAACCAGGCCAAGCACATGAACGAGACGTTCAAGGAGATTCTGCATGAGATGGGGGCCATCATCACCTCGGGCGGCGACGCTGGCCCGCATAACAACTGGGGCCTTGCGGCACCCGGGAAAATCATACACGAGGCAGGCACGGTGCGCATGGGCAACGACCCAAAGAAATCGGCCCTGAACAAATGGAGCCAGGCCCACGACAGCAAGACGCTCTTCTGCGTAGACGGAGGGCAATTCGTTTCGCAGGGCGACAAGAACATCACCTGGACCATCATGGCGCTCTCTATGCGGGCCTCGGAATACATCATCGACCAAATGAAAAAGCAAAATCTATAA
- a CDS encoding 3-keto-disaccharide hydrolase — translation MTSKILMTTLLAGSFFMVQAQQKAKPEDTEVWEPVPEKVTPGEARIEAPSDATVLFDGKNLDQWVATADRSKPAQWKVADGVMTVNKEAGNIETKKEFEDYQLHIEWKIPENINLEGQSRGNSGIFLASTGKGDAGYELQVLDSYDNKTYVNGMAGSIYKQFVPLANPTKKPGEWQSYDVFWKAPTFKADGSVETPARVTVLLNGVLVQNNVELLGPTQYIGKPSYKPHGASPIKLQAHGDKSIPISFRNIWVREL, via the coding sequence ATGACATCTAAAATTTTAATGACAACGCTGCTGGCAGGCAGCTTTTTCATGGTGCAGGCGCAGCAAAAAGCAAAGCCGGAAGACACGGAGGTGTGGGAGCCGGTGCCTGAGAAAGTAACCCCAGGCGAGGCGCGTATCGAGGCTCCGTCAGATGCTACGGTCCTTTTTGATGGGAAGAACCTGGACCAGTGGGTAGCAACGGCAGACCGGAGCAAGCCCGCCCAGTGGAAAGTGGCGGACGGAGTGATGACGGTGAACAAGGAAGCCGGCAACATCGAGACCAAGAAGGAATTTGAGGATTACCAACTGCACATCGAGTGGAAAATCCCTGAAAACATCAACCTGGAGGGGCAATCGCGGGGCAACAGCGGTATTTTCCTGGCCTCCACGGGCAAAGGCGACGCGGGCTACGAACTGCAGGTGCTGGATTCCTACGACAACAAAACCTATGTGAACGGAATGGCTGGCAGCATTTACAAGCAATTCGTGCCTTTGGCCAACCCTACCAAAAAGCCGGGCGAGTGGCAGAGCTATGACGTGTTCTGGAAAGCGCCCACCTTTAAGGCGGATGGCTCCGTGGAAACGCCTGCGCGCGTAACGGTGCTGCTGAACGGGGTGCTGGTGCAAAACAACGTGGAGTTACTGGGCCCGACGCAGTATATCGGCAAGCCGTCTTACAAGCCGCACGGGGCTTCCCCCATCAAGCTACAGGCGCACGGCGACAAAAGCATACCCATCAGTTTCCGCAACATTTGGGTAAGGGAGCTTTAA
- a CDS encoding NADH-quinone oxidoreductase subunit N, giving the protein MTSIILLSLFGIVNLFIGFANSKRMLLPLALLFLAVVFGANLLSWNDTQSYFSNMITIDNYSVAFTGIMVLTTLLMLPFSQRYVDDRDDNLAEFYSLLLFSLVGAIMMVSFENMLMLFVGVEILSIAMYVLAGSDKKSLRSNEAALKYFLMGSFFTGILLFGIVLIYGATGTFNITEIGAAQAATDGVMNAMFLLGLLMVIIGISFKISAAPFHFWAPDVYDGTPTFFTSFMSTVVKTAGVAAFYKLMAAAFAASYPSWFPTLVAITTLTLVVGNVGALVQTSVKRMLAYSSISHAGYLLMALVAFNEQSDSSILFYSLAYSAATVVAFGVLGMVKNQRGGEVYESFNGLGRTNPLLAFAMTVSMCSLGGIPLTAGFFAKFFVFAAVLQDAHMMWLVIVAVVLAAVGIYYYFRVVIAMYLHPAENLAPIKVNSFSAFMLIFITVLTILLGVAPALVSDIL; this is encoded by the coding sequence ATGACTTCGATCATACTTCTTTCCCTCTTCGGCATCGTGAACCTCTTCATCGGTTTCGCGAACTCGAAAAGGATGCTGCTGCCACTGGCGCTGCTGTTCCTGGCGGTGGTGTTTGGCGCCAACCTGTTGAGCTGGAACGACACCCAGAGCTACTTCAGCAACATGATCACCATCGACAATTATTCGGTGGCGTTCACGGGCATCATGGTGCTCACCACGCTGCTGATGCTGCCCTTTTCGCAGCGCTACGTGGACGACCGGGACGATAACCTGGCCGAGTTCTACTCGCTGCTGCTGTTCTCGCTGGTGGGCGCCATCATGATGGTGAGCTTTGAGAACATGCTGATGCTGTTTGTGGGCGTCGAGATTCTCTCCATTGCCATGTACGTGCTGGCGGGCAGCGACAAAAAGAGCCTGCGCTCCAACGAAGCCGCCCTCAAGTACTTCCTGATGGGCTCCTTTTTCACCGGCATCCTGTTGTTCGGCATCGTGCTGATATATGGCGCGACCGGCACGTTCAACATCACCGAGATTGGCGCTGCCCAGGCAGCCACCGACGGTGTGATGAACGCCATGTTCCTGCTGGGCCTGCTGATGGTGATCATCGGCATCTCGTTTAAGATATCGGCTGCGCCGTTCCACTTCTGGGCGCCGGATGTATATGACGGCACCCCTACCTTCTTCACCTCGTTTATGTCGACGGTGGTGAAAACGGCGGGCGTGGCGGCATTTTACAAACTGATGGCGGCGGCTTTCGCGGCCTCCTACCCCAGCTGGTTCCCGACGCTGGTGGCCATCACGACGCTTACCCTGGTGGTGGGCAACGTGGGCGCACTGGTGCAGACGAGCGTGAAGCGCATGCTGGCCTACTCCAGTATCTCGCACGCGGGCTACCTGCTGATGGCCCTGGTCGCTTTCAACGAACAGTCTGATTCGTCCATCCTGTTTTACTCACTGGCTTATTCGGCTGCCACGGTGGTGGCCTTCGGGGTGCTGGGCATGGTGAAAAACCAGCGTGGCGGCGAGGTATACGAATCATTCAACGGGCTGGGCAGGACGAACCCGCTGCTGGCCTTTGCCATGACGGTGTCGATGTGCTCGCTGGGCGGGATTCCGCTGACGGCCGGTTTCTTTGCCAAGTTTTTCGTGTTCGCTGCTGTGCTGCAGGATGCCCATATGATGTGGCTCGTAATCGTCGCCGTGGTGCTGGCCGCTGTGGGTATCTACTATTACTTCCGTGTCGTGATTGCCATGTACCTGCACCCGGCAGAGAACCTCGCGCCAATCAAAGTGAACAGCTTTTCGGCCTTCATGCTCATCTTCATCACTGTACTGACGATTCTGCTGGGCGTAGCCCCGGCACTGGTGAGCGACATCCTCTAA